The DNA region TGCCCTCGCCGCTGCACAAGACGCTCGTTTCGACTCGGAGGCTTCTGCAATACAACAAAATCATGCGGCGACTCACGGCGACAACCCTTTAATAGCCTGTTCGTCCTGCTACGGTAGCCTCTTGGACCTCTACCGGGCCAGATATTTCAACTGTCCTCCGGCAGACTTGCTGAAAGACCCGTCACTCTCATCCCAAGGCGAATGGTTCACATCCGCCCCCCCATCTTTTCTTGAAAAGCTGGCAGATCTTATCGAAAAGGCAAAGCAGTATCAGATCCATCCAGGCCTTCTTGACGAACATgtaaagaaacaaaaagagcGATGGTATGCTGACAGCCTGACAACGCTGAGATTGAGATCCATGGTGCAAGACGAGGACAAGGCAGCCATCGCCGAACAACTAGAAAGGTTCACCGCAGGATCGGCACCAATCGAGGAGCTCATGACTGCTGTATCGACATCGTTGAAGAAGTTGTCAGGCAGCAAAAGTCTGCCAATAGATGATTTGTCCAGAGGACTTCTTGCAGCCACAAATCACACTGAGAGGATAGAGGTGCTCAAGGAAGCCCTCTTTGcgacaccatcacaaccgACTGACGGTAGCCCGAGTGGCGAGGTGCCCGAGGTCCACGCAAAATACTACAACATGCTCGCACAGGACAATGCCAGCATGGAACAAGTCAAGGACGCAATCTTGAGTGACCATCAAAGATTGTCTAGCGCCCAGGACGAGATCAAAAAGGTCGAGGCAAGGCTGGCGGAGCTGAGGAGAGGGCAGGCTGCCTacgagctggagaaggccaaaaagGCAGAAAACAAGAGACGGCTTGCCGAGCAGCAGAGGAGCGTGATACCTGACGGGCTGACGAACTTGCCACCATGCTCGGTGTGCCGGAATCCCGTCAACCCTTCGAGCTTCAGACTTTGCACCGTCTGCGCGCTCCTTTCTGGGTACGAGCTCGATGGCGCAGAGATGACTGTCTATTGTGGCTTTGAGTGCGAACACGAAGGATATGTAAGTCTGCCTTTTCCCCCTGGCTGTCTGCTCTCGTCTTGGaagatgctgatgctgtttTCCCCATCAGAGAAATCATCTCAAGGCTCACAGTTGTTCCGCCGGTCCTACATGTGTTCACGCTCGTGTGGACTCATCCGGGGGGCGGCAGAttccaaacaacaaccatgCGGCACATGACGAAGACACTAAGATGTCGGACGTTCTTGCCACTCCGGCAGACGTCCGATTCTGCAAGGAATGTGTTGTCAATCTGAAGAAGCCCACAGCGTGGTGTTCTCCGGCCTGCGTTCGTGCTCACTATGCGCAACATCATGAGAAAGTCCACGTCGGAGGAGCCGCTGACGGCGATGATCGGATGGATACCAATGGGGGGCTGGAAGGCGTTGATTTCGACAGCCAGCATTACATCATTTCTCTGGCGGACGCGGTTAAGGAATGGGAAGCCAGGAATGGGGGGGTGCGGTTGGAAGAGTAAGGCTCTCCCGAAAGATGAGAAGCAGACGGTTTGCTTGTGAAAAGATTTGCGTGGTGGGCATGGCCCTTGGGGGAAATGGGGCAGAGAATAAAAATCACGTTTATGATTACTTGTATGGATGGATTCGAATTTTTATTCTTGTTGATTTTTTGGAgaatttttttatttttttattttatattattttttatttttttagAAAGGGAAGATCAGGAAGGAAATAGGGAATTGGTCGAGCTGTGGGGGAAGACCAGCAGGGTGACAAACATGCAGATCAAGAGACGGCGAAGGATGCTCAAGCCGTCACGGAGATAAGGCTGGTCAAGACACTGTGAAGCGGATAGAGAAAATAAATAGTACACACTGGAAATCGATGGGGTATGTGCTTGgcgagaggttgaagagacgcgggtgttgttgatgcggCACACTGTTGGATGAAAATAATGGCAGTGTAAAACAAGTTAATATAGGATGGCCTCCCCAAGCAACGTCTTCAACAAGCTTCGAAAGATagtttggtgtttttttttaaaaaaaaaaaaaaaaaaaaagataaaagtaaaaaaaatcAAGTACAAAAAcaaatataaaaaaaacatgaaaaaaataataataataataaatgATCAAGAAGCCTATCCCTGGTTTAAAAAAGGTGTGAGTTGATAGTTGGTAACACATGTTTTGATTGAAACCAGGACACCGGTACAAGATGAACCTCTCGGGACATACGAGGGGTTGCAGTGAAAGGCGATGGACACATCAAGAATGGCGATCAGTGTTGGACTGGTGTGTTGGTGGTTCTCAGGCTCGCAAGACATGAAATTGTCCAAGGTTGCAAGCAAAGAGTTTTTCCACGCAAATGCGTCTTTCAGTTTCCATCCCTCGCTATGACTATGAAGTAtgctcgctgctgctgtcgccCGCCCCTTTCTCCGACCATCTCACCGCACTCATGCCCTCCCATTCACCCgtccatcctccccttttctgcTGACTTCTTGATTACCTAACCTACAACAAATAGTACCCAAACAACCCTCTTGACAAAACACCGAGAGTGACAACAGAAAGAAAGCGATGCTAAGCTCTCTGTCCCCGTCATGAAACAATACTATACCAAGAAAAAATGTCTGGCGAAACTTGCCACCGAACAATCCATAGCACCCGAGGATGGGCGTAgaaatataaaataaaaaaacaaCCGAGAACCGACAGGAAAAATGATCCTATATACTGGGTTTGTTCACCACCGAAGTTTGAGGGTAGTACTGTACTTTTTCGTCGTCCAATAAAAGACGAatcccctttttttttttttgccccTTTGTTGACAGAAACTCGAAAGAAAAGCGCAAGAAATTTGCTCTGGTTGATGGTTTGTTGTGTTGTATAAAAGTTCACACTCATTGTTGTGAAACTTCTGGGTATCATAAACACCTccacttccccttccccccccaactcttcctttcttcctttttggATTGGTTACCGCCCTGCTCATCTCGGATTACCCCCTCCTCGTGTGGGTAGTTCAAAGTCTGGATTGGAATTAAGAAGTAGATCGGCAGGGCGGGGACCGTTATTCCCAACTGGTCGCCGGGGTATCATTTGCGGCATctctggtggtggctgcCACCGAGGGTTGATCCC from Podospora pseudoanserina strain CBS 124.78 chromosome 1, whole genome shotgun sequence includes:
- a CDS encoding hypothetical protein (EggNog:ENOG503PF8K), giving the protein MTAILLQCALAAAQDARFDSEASAIQQNHAATHGDNPLIACSSCYGSLLDLYRARYFNCPPADLLKDPSLSSQGEWFTSAPPSFLEKLADLIEKAKQYQIHPGLLDEHVKKQKERWYADSLTTLRLRSMVQDEDKAAIAEQLERFTAGSAPIEELMTAVSTSLKKLSGSKSLPIDDLSRGLLAATNHTERIEVLKEALFATPSQPTDGSPSGEVPEVHAKYYNMLAQDNASMEQVKDAILSDHQRLSSAQDEIKKVEARLAELRRGQAAYELEKAKKAENKRRLAEQQRSVIPDGLTNLPPCSVCRNPVNPSSFRLCTVCALLSGYELDGAEMTVYCGFECEHEGYRNHLKAHSCSAGPTCVHARVDSSGGRQIPNNNHAAHDEDTKMSDVLATPADVRFCKECVVNLKKPTAWCSPACVRAHYAQHHEKVHVGGAADGDDRMDTNGGLEGVDFDSQHYIISLADAVKEWEARNGGVRLEE